From the genome of Nicotiana sylvestris chromosome 2, ASM39365v2, whole genome shotgun sequence, one region includes:
- the LOC138886195 gene encoding uncharacterized protein produces the protein MKRPLGVIDDVLFRVNKFILPTDFVILDCEVDYEVPIILGKPFLDTWKALVDMEAGELTFRVGDEKVMFHVCKLMRQPNSNEVCSFVDLMTEVIVDDTSVMINVEDPLEVVLLNHDEDEKEG, from the coding sequence ATGAAGAGGCCATTGGGGGTAATTGATGATGTGCTATTTCGGGTTAACAAGTTCATACTTCCCACAGATTTTGTGATActtgattgtgaggttgactACGAGGTGCCAATAATATTGGGGAAACCTTTCCTAGATACatggaaggccttagttgatatgGAAGCTGGGGAGCTTACCTTCAGGGTAGGCGATGAAAAAGTTATGTTCCATGTTTGCAAGTTAATGAGGCAGCCTAATAGCAACGAagtgtgttcatttgtggatcTTATGACCGAAGTAATTGTTGATGACACAAGTGTGATGATTAATGTTGAAGACCCATTGGAAGTTGTGTTATTGAATCATGATGAGGATGAGAAGGAAGGCTAG